From a single Poecilia reticulata strain Guanapo linkage group LG2, Guppy_female_1.0+MT, whole genome shotgun sequence genomic region:
- the LOC103476728 gene encoding uncharacterized protein LOC103476728, translating into MEAEPEDQEEEEAAAAMLWSIQEALERQTQQIGASACGATAVVDVLKALGVDVSPEEADRCVQTRLRRNESPLPDYLLSRSEAGATHAQLIRGAQEASGGKAVGRFFHLYPRRRVRLVPWLARWIRKGAVPVATMNMQLAVPDGEEVPDAWHHQLIFGVAPRAVFMTNPLDVVGEVEVHQRLCSQSVLLVRREDVLQRLTPDGSPPDLSDIQSDPRWQKLDVEGQVRQIMLEEELEDGPRTAHVSIPAAYSSGVTLFALTGSDAAQQLLKAPELPLL; encoded by the exons ATGGAGGCAGAGCCGGAGgaccaggaggaggaagaggcggcTGCTGCCATGCTGTGGTCCATCCAGGAGGCTCTGGAGAGGCAGACCCAGCAGATCGGAGCGTCGGCCTGCGGGGCCACAGCGGTGGTGGACGTCCTGAAGGCCCTCGGTGTGGATGTTTCGCCGGAAGAAGCTGACCGCTGCGTCCAGACCCGCCTGAGGAGGAACGAGTCTCCGCTGCCTGACTACCTGCTGTCCCGCAGCGAAGCTG GTGCGACTCACGCTCAGCTGATCCGAGGCGCTCAGGAGGCCAGCGGCGGGAAGGCCGTCGGCCGCTTCTTCCACCTTTATCCCCGGCGGCGCGTCAGGTTGGTCCCGTGGCTCGCACGCTGGATCAGGAAGGGCGCCGTTCCCGTGGCGACCATGAACATGCAGCTGGCCGTGCCCGACGGCGAGGAGGTGCCCGACGCTTGGCACCATCAGCTCATATTTGGAGTCGCACCCAGAGCCGTTTTTATGACCAACCCTTTGGATGTAG TCGGGGAGGTCGAAGTTCACCAGCGACTCTGCAGCCAGTCAGTGCTGCTGGTTCGTCGGGAAGACGTTCTGCAGAGATTGACGCCTGACGGTTCGCCGCCTGACCTCTCTGACATCCAGTCCGACCCGCGCTGGCAGAAGCTGGACGTCGAGG gTCAAGTGAGGCAGATTATGTTGGAGGAAGAGCTGGAGGACGGGCCCAGGACGGCTCACGTCAGCATCCCCGCGGCGTACAGTTCAGGGGTCACGCTGTTCGCGCTGACGGGTTCAGATGCGGCTCAGCAGCTCCTCAAGGCTCCTGAACTTCCTCTGCTGTGA